The window ACGCCGATCATGGCGGCCCCCATGACAGGTGTTGGCACCAATATGAACTTTGTCATGACAGATGCTGATTATGCCCTTACAGTAGTTCGTTCTTTTTCTCAAAATGGAAGTCTAGCTTGGCTTGGTGATGGTGCCTCACCTGAAAAATACAAAATCATGCTCGATGCCTTAAAAAAAGTAAATGGAAAAGGGATTCTCATTTGTAAACCAAGGTTAGATGAGTCACTGCTTCTAGATCGATTTTTACAAGCGGAAGCGGACGGAGTGTTCGCCATCGGAATGGACATCGATGCTGTTAATTTTAGAACCATGGTGCAAAAGAATCTTTCCAGCGTGACACGTCCACTGGATGCTCTCATCAAACTAAAAGGAAAAACAAAACTCCCTTTCATCTTAAAAGGCATTATGAACCCAGAAGATGCAAAACTGGCAGTGGATGGTGGATTTTCCGCCATCGTGGTGTCAAACCATGGAGGTCGGGTCCTTGATGGGATGCCAGGGACGGCAAGGGTGCTACCAAAGATTGCCGAAGTGGTAAAAGGGAAAATCCCAATCCTTGTGGATGGGGGAGTTCGATCCGGTATGGATGTATTTAAGATGATTGCCCTCGGAGCAGATGCAGTGCTTGTGGGAAGGCCCGTTGCGATTTCGCTCGTGGGAGGTGAAGATGCCGGGATTCGATTTCTTTTACAAAAATATTCGGAAGAACTAAAACAGTCTATGAGTGTGACAGGTGCGAAAACTTTGGTAGACATCAAGCGTTCCATGTTACTTCATAAACAACACGGTTGAGTATGGACAAAGAAATCAAAGACCCTGAAGGTATTTTGAAGGTAATTACCGCCTTATTTGGAAAATTACCGGCATACATCGTCAACTCAGAGAAAGAATTCCCTGTCAAAATCATTGCACTCAAAAACAAAGCCCTCATCATCAGCACCAAATTAAAATTCCCTAACCGGGATCGTGTGCTTACCGTTGTTCATAATGGAAGCAAATTCTTTGCTCACTTCAACCTGGCTGGTGGAGATGGGAACGGGGTTGAGATTCTAACTCCTGTTAAGATTCAGATCGCTGCTGCTTCCAGACAAGGAGCTCGGGTAGAAGCAAGTCAAATCCAAACTGGGATGGTGGTGAACAATATCATCAACGTCAATGATGTATCGAAGGCCATTGGCTTTGATGATAAAAAAGTGGACGCGATTCTACTTGCATATCGTGCCAAACTCGCAAAGGCCTTCCCATTATCTTCTATCTTTTTTGCAGGTAGGATGGACAACCGCCTGCGACTCATGCACCATTATGATAAAGATATCTTTATTGTGGATCGTAAAGAAAAGGCCACGGCTTCCCCTGAATTTTTCCCGTTTGATGAATACCTTCGAATTTTCGACAATTCTAAAATCCCGGACAACTACATTTCCGAAATTTGTGTTCCCATCAAATATAAAGGTTATGTTCACCTTGGGTATGTACAAGTGTTAGCCGAAAAGCCACTTGATTTTGAAGTGTACAAACAAATCCAAACCTTTGCTTCAGCAGTGAGTCGAGATATCATCAATACGGGAGTGTTCCAAGAGTCGCGCGACGTCTGCCAAGTAATGGACCTAAGTATGGGCGGGATTAGTTTCATCCATGCACCATCTCGGTCCTTTTCACGTTCTGTCACACTCAATGGAACCATCCTTTTTGATCTCAATTTGGAAGCAGGGAAAAAAGTCACCATCCGTGGGATCATCAAAAACATTCGAAACCAAGAAACGAACTTTCGAGTGGGTTGCCAATTCTACAACCTAACAGAAAAAGACACAGAAATTTTGGAAGATTTTTTAAATGTAGGCAAAGAAGAAGAAACTCCCGAAGCAGTCACGTCCACTTCTTCTGAAGATGAAACTCCAATTCCAGAGACAAACGAGGAAGACCAAGATAGTGAAGAATCTTCGTCAATCGAAGAAGAAAATTTTTCCGAAGGACCGGCAGAAGAAAGTTCCACCGAAGATCCATTTGCCAATCAAATGGACGAAGAGTTTACGGATTCTCCCGAAGAACCAAAGTAAATGGTTGGTTATCAGTCTGTCATTCGCCCCCCCTTTGTGGGAAAAACGGTGATTGAATATCTTACAGGAAAATTTCCTTACCATAGTCTCGAGGAATGGACCTTTCTCGTCGAAGAAGGACGAATCACTGTCTCAGGGAATTTGGCCTCGATGCACAAACCCTTACTTGATGGCGAAGTTATCGAATACAACCCCATTCCTGGTAGGATCAAAGAACCAGAAGTGGATACAAACTATTCCATTTTAAAGGAAACAGAAGATTTTCTTTTTGTTGAGAAACCGGGAAACCTCCCCATGCACCCAGCGGGGAGATACAGAACCAAAACCCTTCTTAGTTTTTTGGAAACCAAATATCCGAAAATCATTCCAGTCCACAGGCTCGACCGCGAAACTTCAGGTATCGTGATCTTTGCCAAATCAGAAGAGAGTCGGAAATGGCTGCAAAAAAAATTTGAAACGAGGGTAGTTTACAAAGAATACTTTGCCATCGTTTTAGGAAAATTCACAAAAGAACAAAAGTTAGATGGATTTATCGGTAGAGACATCCATTCTGTGATCAGAAAAAAAATGATTTTTTCTCCAGTTGAATTTCCAGATTCTAAATCTTGCGCCACTCATTTTGTCCCTATTCTTTACAATGAAGACAAAAAAATCAGCCTAGTGCTTGTGAAACCAATCACGGGAAGGATTCACCAAATACGTGCTAGTTTGTTATATTTGGGATTCCCAATTATTGGAGATAAAATGTATGGACTTCGTGAATCGATTTTTTTAGATTTTGTGAATTTTGGTATGACAGACTCTTTAAAAGAAGAGTTGGGATTTGAAAGACAGTTGTTACATGCATATAGCATTCGTTATTTGGATGATCGGGGGATTGAAAACCAAATGGTTCACATCCATTCAAAGTCATTTGATGAAATGGATCTTTACTTCCCGAATTGGAAAAACTATGTCCCATAGATTTTAATAAAAATC of the Leptospira biflexa serovar Patoc strain 'Patoc 1 (Paris)' genome contains:
- a CDS encoding PilZ domain-containing protein; translation: MDKEIKDPEGILKVITALFGKLPAYIVNSEKEFPVKIIALKNKALIISTKLKFPNRDRVLTVVHNGSKFFAHFNLAGGDGNGVEILTPVKIQIAAASRQGARVEASQIQTGMVVNNIINVNDVSKAIGFDDKKVDAILLAYRAKLAKAFPLSSIFFAGRMDNRLRLMHHYDKDIFIVDRKEKATASPEFFPFDEYLRIFDNSKIPDNYISEICVPIKYKGYVHLGYVQVLAEKPLDFEVYKQIQTFASAVSRDIINTGVFQESRDVCQVMDLSMGGISFIHAPSRSFSRSVTLNGTILFDLNLEAGKKVTIRGIIKNIRNQETNFRVGCQFYNLTEKDTEILEDFLNVGKEEETPEAVTSTSSEDETPIPETNEEDQDSEESSSIEEENFSEGPAEESSTEDPFANQMDEEFTDSPEEPK
- a CDS encoding RluA family pseudouridine synthase, whose protein sequence is MVGYQSVIRPPFVGKTVIEYLTGKFPYHSLEEWTFLVEEGRITVSGNLASMHKPLLDGEVIEYNPIPGRIKEPEVDTNYSILKETEDFLFVEKPGNLPMHPAGRYRTKTLLSFLETKYPKIIPVHRLDRETSGIVIFAKSEESRKWLQKKFETRVVYKEYFAIVLGKFTKEQKLDGFIGRDIHSVIRKKMIFSPVEFPDSKSCATHFVPILYNEDKKISLVLVKPITGRIHQIRASLLYLGFPIIGDKMYGLRESIFLDFVNFGMTDSLKEELGFERQLLHAYSIRYLDDRGIENQMVHIHSKSFDEMDLYFPNWKNYVP